The following proteins are co-located in the Osmia lignaria lignaria isolate PbOS001 chromosome 12, iyOsmLign1, whole genome shotgun sequence genome:
- the LOC117602941 gene encoding choline/ethanolamine transporter flvcr2a isoform X1, which translates to MDQGQDTKMVKSTADYAKAIESGVQPNQVLETKVYKRRWLILIIFVLYSSSNAMHWIQYSIIANIIMAYYSVSSFSVDMTSMIYMITYIPFIFPASYLLDRFGLRFTAIAGATGTVLGSWIKVCSVNPNYFWMTFVGQFVVALSQTFILSVPARLAAVWFGPDQVSSACSIGVFGNQLGIAMGFLFPPMLVPNSVDHNVIGRGLQIMFYIVAIFATTILILILIFFKAEPPMPPSPAQAVQRETESTGTFLESVKKLVTNVGYLLLLFSYGINIGVFYAISTLLNQIVLEHFPHHEKDAGRIGLTIICAGMLGSVVCGIVLDKAHKFKETTLGVYLFSFLGMIIFTFTLDSGRIYVTYITAGLLGFFMTGYLPVGFEFAAELTYPEPEGTSAGLLNAVCQVFGITFTSLYGCALNAWGNFWANIGLCITLAVGCFITTIIPNDLRRQKAKF; encoded by the exons atgGATCAAGGACAAGACACGAAAATGGTGAAAAGCACGGCTGACTACGCAAAGGCCATAGAAAGTGGCGTTCAACCGAATCAG gtcCTCGAGACGAAGGTTTACAAGCGACGATGGCTGATCCTAATAATCTTCGTACTGTACAGTTCCAGCAACGCTATGCATTGGATCCAGTACAGTATCATAGCAAATATCATAATGGCGTATTACAGCGTGTCCAGTTTCTCAGTGGACATGACCAGTATGATATACATGATCAcgtacattcctttcatcttcCCAGCTAGCTATCTGCTCGACAGATTC GGTCTAAGGTTTACTGCAATAGCAGGAGCAACTGGTACAGTACTTGGATCCTGGATCAAAGTGTGCAGCGTTAATCCAAATTATTTTTGGATGACTTTCGTCGGGCAATTTGTGGTCGCGTTAAGTCAAACCTTCATCCTATCAGTTCCAGCACGTTTGGCTGCTGTTTGGTTTGGTCCGGATCAAGTGAGCAGTGCATGCAGCATCGGTGTTTTCGGGAATCAG CTGGGAATAGCCATGGGCTTTCTGTTTCCACCGATGCTGGTCCCAAACAGCGTCGATCACAATGTGATTGGACGTGGCTTGCAAATCATGTTCTACATTGTGGCTATTTTTGCCACGACCATTTTAATCCTTATACTTATAT TTTTCAAAGCTGAACCACCTATGCCTCCTAGTCCAGCCCAGGCAGTGCAGAGAGAAACAGAATCTACAGGAACCTTCTTGGAATCTGTTAAAAAGCTAGTCACTAACGTTGGTTACTTGTTGCTGTTGTTCAGCTATGGTATCAATATTGGAGTTTTCTATGCCATTAGCACTCTTCTCAATCAGATAGTGCTTGAACATTTCCCA CATCATGAAAAAGATGCTGGAAGGATTGGTTTAACTATAATTTGTGCTGGAATGTTGGGCTCTGTGGTGTGTGGTATTGTTTTGGATAAAGCACACAAATTCAA GGAGACAACATTGGGAgtatatcttttttctttccttggaATGATTATATTCACGTTCACTCTAGACAGTGGTCGAATATACGTCACTTACATAACAGCTGGCCTGTTGGG ATTCTTCATGACTGGTTATTTACCAGTGGGCTTCGAATTCGCTGCGGAGTTGACATACCCGGAACCGGAAGGAACGTCCGCTGGTTTACTAAACGCAGTTTGTCAAGTGTTTGGTATCACCTTCACGAGCCTCTACGGTTGCGCCCTGAACGCTTGGGGTAATTTCTGGGCGAATATTGGCCTTTGCATCACGCTCGCCGTCGGTTGCTTCATCACAACCATCATTCCTAATGATCTTCGAAGGCAGAAAGCCAAGTTTTAA
- the Trax gene encoding translin associated factor X: MSQSKGNKKNRGHHCNKKINIGDKGKEIVENINENSLIVQQFQAYSAELVERHDRFERILKVGRDITIESKRIICLLHTIDKKSKQESILHEAELRLKNVAQNLFSIIALELEDQDAYQYFRAYRSGLEEYLEAVTFYQYLQCASMENWLELDKNLTYTITDKSKDRTIRALITPYEFILAVADLTGELMRKCINNLATGDIASCYQTCNFVRNIYTGFLGCTNASNKEMNRKLCTLKQSLHKMENVCYTIKVRGSEIPKHILVDVATEEYAESDEGYQAY; this comes from the exons ATGTCTCAATCCAAAG GGAACAAAAAAAATCGTGGACATCACTGCAATAAGAAGATCAACATTGGTGACAAGGGGAAAGAAATTGTCGAAAACATAAACGAAAACAGTTTGATTGTACAACAATTTCAAGCTTACTCAGCCGAATTAGTCGAGAGACACGATCGGTTTGAGAGGATTTTAAAAGTTGGTAGAGACATCACTATTGAAAGTAAAAGAATAATTTGTCTTTTACATACCATCGATAAAAAGAGCAAACAAGAAAGTATACTACATGAAGCTGAATTAAGACTGAAAAATGTGGCGCAAAATCTGTTCAGTATTATTGCCCTTGAATTAGAAGATCAAGATGCCTATCAGTATTTTAGAGCTTATCGTAGTGGTCTGGAAGAATACTTAGAAGCTGTTACATTTTATCAATATTTGCAGTGTGCTAGCATGGAAAATTGGTTAGAACTGGACAAAAATCTTACGTACACAATTACAGATAAATCCAAAGACAGAACTATACGTGCTTTAATCACTCCATATGAATTCATCTTAGCAGTTGCAGATTTAACTGGAGAGCTCATGCGTAAATGTATTAACAATTTGGCAACAGGGGACATAGCAAGTTGTTATCAAACATGTAATTTTGTAAGAAACATATATACAGGTTTCCTTGGTTGTACAAATGCATCCAATAAAGAAATGAACAGGAAACTTTGTACCCTCAAACAAAGCCTCCACAAAATGGAAAATGTTTGTTATACCATTAAAGTAAGAGGTTCCGAAATACCAAAACACATACTTGTGGACGTAGCTACTGAGGAATATGCGGAAAGCGACGAAGGATATCAGGCTTATTAA
- the LOC117602943 gene encoding uncharacterized protein LOC117602943 isoform X3 yields the protein MTSKCDDNGAIKHAVTIYVTSDNEMTITPHQISPCYMKSVESSQWKLLKLGITVPIKPGDICSLIPDKCWFKVLLVPDNMDTLKRKVNDAIDYNMSGKKCCSKSGEGDNLGTPCDILNEIITENNNNDINKAKPDDTDSKDDNLSNPKDITSTTEEKSEEVYGASSKDKGKEYDSSDKLTSEPQNTDQSCKKEEDVNNLQTESKAETNIPTNESNVSTTTTTVNTPRREKCKYGEKCYRKNPQHKAEYSHPEDADYNIPDNREECPYGSRCYRKNPQHKMQFKHTSRKTRNEYSKQRRKRSPTTVFSDTLSDFEDSSEEESVDESEYEPSSDLESFDDDEVYSDNNRSEND from the exons ATGACTTCAAAG TGCGACGATAATGGAGCTATCAAGCACGCTGTTACAATATATGTAACATCTGATAATGAAATGACAATAACGCCG CATCAGATTTCACCATGTTACATGAAATCTGTTGAATCTTCACAGTGGAAACTTCTTAAACTGGGTATTACTGTTCCAATAAAACCAggagatatttgttctttgaTACCTGACAAGTGTTGGTTTAAAGTTTTATTAGTACCTGACAATATGGATACATTGAAACGAAAA GTTAATGATGCTATAGATTACAACATGTCTGGTAAAAAGTGTTGTTCAAAATCAGGAGAAGGAGATAATTTAGGAACTCCCTGTgatatattaaatgaaattataactgagaataacaataatgatataaataaagCAAAACCTGATGACACTGATTCAAAAGATGATAATTTGTCAAATCCTAAAGATATCACAAGTACGACAGAAGAGAAATCTGAGGAAGTTTATGGTGCAAG TTCTAAGGATAAAGGTAAAGAGTATGATTCAAGTGATAAATTAACATCTGAACCTCAAAATACAGATCAATCTTGTAAAAAAGAGGAAGATGTTAATAACTTACAAACTGAAAGTAAAGCAGAAACAAATATTCCTACAA ATGAATCAAATGTTTCTACTACTACTACAACAGTAAATACTCCCAGAAGGGAGAAATGCAAATATGGCGAAAAATGCTACAG AAAAAATCCACAACACAAGGCTGAATACAGTCACCCTGAGGATGCAGATTACAATATTCCTGACAATAGAGAAGAATGCCCTTATGGATCGCGATGTTATCGTAAAAATCCTCAacataaaatgcaatttaaacATACTAGTAGAAAGACTAGAAATGAATATTCTAAACAGCGTCGAAAACGAAGTCCGACAACAGTCTTTTCAGACACTTTATCAGATTTCGAGGATTCTTCCGAAGAAGAATCTGTTGACGAATCTGAGTATGAACCTTCTAGCGACTTAGAAAGTTTTGACGATGATGAAGTATATTCCGATAATAATCGGAGCGAAAACGATTGA
- the LOC117602941 gene encoding choline/ethanolamine transporter flvcr2a isoform X2, which produces MNPILNRREDANILLTPNQQSRRVLAEVLETKVYKRRWLILIIFVLYSSSNAMHWIQYSIIANIIMAYYSVSSFSVDMTSMIYMITYIPFIFPASYLLDRFGLRFTAIAGATGTVLGSWIKVCSVNPNYFWMTFVGQFVVALSQTFILSVPARLAAVWFGPDQVSSACSIGVFGNQLGIAMGFLFPPMLVPNSVDHNVIGRGLQIMFYIVAIFATTILILILIFFKAEPPMPPSPAQAVQRETESTGTFLESVKKLVTNVGYLLLLFSYGINIGVFYAISTLLNQIVLEHFPHHEKDAGRIGLTIICAGMLGSVVCGIVLDKAHKFKETTLGVYLFSFLGMIIFTFTLDSGRIYVTYITAGLLGFFMTGYLPVGFEFAAELTYPEPEGTSAGLLNAVCQVFGITFTSLYGCALNAWGNFWANIGLCITLAVGCFITTIIPNDLRRQKAKF; this is translated from the exons gtcCTCGAGACGAAGGTTTACAAGCGACGATGGCTGATCCTAATAATCTTCGTACTGTACAGTTCCAGCAACGCTATGCATTGGATCCAGTACAGTATCATAGCAAATATCATAATGGCGTATTACAGCGTGTCCAGTTTCTCAGTGGACATGACCAGTATGATATACATGATCAcgtacattcctttcatcttcCCAGCTAGCTATCTGCTCGACAGATTC GGTCTAAGGTTTACTGCAATAGCAGGAGCAACTGGTACAGTACTTGGATCCTGGATCAAAGTGTGCAGCGTTAATCCAAATTATTTTTGGATGACTTTCGTCGGGCAATTTGTGGTCGCGTTAAGTCAAACCTTCATCCTATCAGTTCCAGCACGTTTGGCTGCTGTTTGGTTTGGTCCGGATCAAGTGAGCAGTGCATGCAGCATCGGTGTTTTCGGGAATCAG CTGGGAATAGCCATGGGCTTTCTGTTTCCACCGATGCTGGTCCCAAACAGCGTCGATCACAATGTGATTGGACGTGGCTTGCAAATCATGTTCTACATTGTGGCTATTTTTGCCACGACCATTTTAATCCTTATACTTATAT TTTTCAAAGCTGAACCACCTATGCCTCCTAGTCCAGCCCAGGCAGTGCAGAGAGAAACAGAATCTACAGGAACCTTCTTGGAATCTGTTAAAAAGCTAGTCACTAACGTTGGTTACTTGTTGCTGTTGTTCAGCTATGGTATCAATATTGGAGTTTTCTATGCCATTAGCACTCTTCTCAATCAGATAGTGCTTGAACATTTCCCA CATCATGAAAAAGATGCTGGAAGGATTGGTTTAACTATAATTTGTGCTGGAATGTTGGGCTCTGTGGTGTGTGGTATTGTTTTGGATAAAGCACACAAATTCAA GGAGACAACATTGGGAgtatatcttttttctttccttggaATGATTATATTCACGTTCACTCTAGACAGTGGTCGAATATACGTCACTTACATAACAGCTGGCCTGTTGGG ATTCTTCATGACTGGTTATTTACCAGTGGGCTTCGAATTCGCTGCGGAGTTGACATACCCGGAACCGGAAGGAACGTCCGCTGGTTTACTAAACGCAGTTTGTCAAGTGTTTGGTATCACCTTCACGAGCCTCTACGGTTGCGCCCTGAACGCTTGGGGTAATTTCTGGGCGAATATTGGCCTTTGCATCACGCTCGCCGTCGGTTGCTTCATCACAACCATCATTCCTAATGATCTTCGAAGGCAGAAAGCCAAGTTTTAA
- the LOC117602943 gene encoding uncharacterized protein LOC117602943 isoform X4 — protein sequence MKSVESSQWKLLKLGITVPIKPGDICSLIPDKCWFKVLLVPDNMDTLKRKVNDAIDYNMSGKKCCSKSGEGDNLGTPCDILNEIITENNNNDINKAKPDDTDSKDDNLSNPKDITSTTEEKSEEVYGASSKDKGKEYDSSDKLTSEPQNTDQSCKKEEDVNNLQTESKAETNIPTNESNVSTTTTTVNTPRREKCKYGEKCYRKNPQHKAEYSHPEDADYNIPDNREECPYGSRCYRKNPQHKMQFKHTSRKTRNEYSKQRRKRSPTTVFSDTLSDFEDSSEEESVDESEYEPSSDLESFDDDEVYSDNNRSEND from the exons ATGAAATCTGTTGAATCTTCACAGTGGAAACTTCTTAAACTGGGTATTACTGTTCCAATAAAACCAggagatatttgttctttgaTACCTGACAAGTGTTGGTTTAAAGTTTTATTAGTACCTGACAATATGGATACATTGAAACGAAAA GTTAATGATGCTATAGATTACAACATGTCTGGTAAAAAGTGTTGTTCAAAATCAGGAGAAGGAGATAATTTAGGAACTCCCTGTgatatattaaatgaaattataactgagaataacaataatgatataaataaagCAAAACCTGATGACACTGATTCAAAAGATGATAATTTGTCAAATCCTAAAGATATCACAAGTACGACAGAAGAGAAATCTGAGGAAGTTTATGGTGCAAG TTCTAAGGATAAAGGTAAAGAGTATGATTCAAGTGATAAATTAACATCTGAACCTCAAAATACAGATCAATCTTGTAAAAAAGAGGAAGATGTTAATAACTTACAAACTGAAAGTAAAGCAGAAACAAATATTCCTACAA ATGAATCAAATGTTTCTACTACTACTACAACAGTAAATACTCCCAGAAGGGAGAAATGCAAATATGGCGAAAAATGCTACAG AAAAAATCCACAACACAAGGCTGAATACAGTCACCCTGAGGATGCAGATTACAATATTCCTGACAATAGAGAAGAATGCCCTTATGGATCGCGATGTTATCGTAAAAATCCTCAacataaaatgcaatttaaacATACTAGTAGAAAGACTAGAAATGAATATTCTAAACAGCGTCGAAAACGAAGTCCGACAACAGTCTTTTCAGACACTTTATCAGATTTCGAGGATTCTTCCGAAGAAGAATCTGTTGACGAATCTGAGTATGAACCTTCTAGCGACTTAGAAAGTTTTGACGATGATGAAGTATATTCCGATAATAATCGGAGCGAAAACGATTGA
- the LOC117602943 gene encoding uncharacterized protein LOC117602943 isoform X2, whose amino-acid sequence MIIMKKLQILRVDNDLVQKIDLQIGNNIIGRSVVPGCDDNGAIKHAVTIYVTSDNEMTITPISPCYMKSVESSQWKLLKLGITVPIKPGDICSLIPDKCWFKVLLVPDNMDTLKRKVNDAIDYNMSGKKCCSKSGEGDNLGTPCDILNEIITENNNNDINKAKPDDTDSKDDNLSNPKDITSTTEEKSEEVYGASSKDKGKEYDSSDKLTSEPQNTDQSCKKEEDVNNLQTESKAETNIPTNESNVSTTTTTVNTPRREKCKYGEKCYRKNPQHKAEYSHPEDADYNIPDNREECPYGSRCYRKNPQHKMQFKHTSRKTRNEYSKQRRKRSPTTVFSDTLSDFEDSSEEESVDESEYEPSSDLESFDDDEVYSDNNRSEND is encoded by the exons atgatcataatgaaaaaattacaaatacttCGTGTTGATAATGACCTAGTGCAAAAAATTGATCTACAAATAGGTAATAATATTATTGGCCGGAGTGTTGTACCTGGA TGCGACGATAATGGAGCTATCAAGCACGCTGTTACAATATATGTAACATCTGATAATGAAATGACAATAACGCCG ATTTCACCATGTTACATGAAATCTGTTGAATCTTCACAGTGGAAACTTCTTAAACTGGGTATTACTGTTCCAATAAAACCAggagatatttgttctttgaTACCTGACAAGTGTTGGTTTAAAGTTTTATTAGTACCTGACAATATGGATACATTGAAACGAAAA GTTAATGATGCTATAGATTACAACATGTCTGGTAAAAAGTGTTGTTCAAAATCAGGAGAAGGAGATAATTTAGGAACTCCCTGTgatatattaaatgaaattataactgagaataacaataatgatataaataaagCAAAACCTGATGACACTGATTCAAAAGATGATAATTTGTCAAATCCTAAAGATATCACAAGTACGACAGAAGAGAAATCTGAGGAAGTTTATGGTGCAAG TTCTAAGGATAAAGGTAAAGAGTATGATTCAAGTGATAAATTAACATCTGAACCTCAAAATACAGATCAATCTTGTAAAAAAGAGGAAGATGTTAATAACTTACAAACTGAAAGTAAAGCAGAAACAAATATTCCTACAA ATGAATCAAATGTTTCTACTACTACTACAACAGTAAATACTCCCAGAAGGGAGAAATGCAAATATGGCGAAAAATGCTACAG AAAAAATCCACAACACAAGGCTGAATACAGTCACCCTGAGGATGCAGATTACAATATTCCTGACAATAGAGAAGAATGCCCTTATGGATCGCGATGTTATCGTAAAAATCCTCAacataaaatgcaatttaaacATACTAGTAGAAAGACTAGAAATGAATATTCTAAACAGCGTCGAAAACGAAGTCCGACAACAGTCTTTTCAGACACTTTATCAGATTTCGAGGATTCTTCCGAAGAAGAATCTGTTGACGAATCTGAGTATGAACCTTCTAGCGACTTAGAAAGTTTTGACGATGATGAAGTATATTCCGATAATAATCGGAGCGAAAACGATTGA
- the LOC117602943 gene encoding uncharacterized protein LOC117602943 isoform X1, which produces MIIMKKLQILRVDNDLVQKIDLQIGNNIIGRSVVPGCDDNGAIKHAVTIYVTSDNEMTITPHQISPCYMKSVESSQWKLLKLGITVPIKPGDICSLIPDKCWFKVLLVPDNMDTLKRKVNDAIDYNMSGKKCCSKSGEGDNLGTPCDILNEIITENNNNDINKAKPDDTDSKDDNLSNPKDITSTTEEKSEEVYGASSKDKGKEYDSSDKLTSEPQNTDQSCKKEEDVNNLQTESKAETNIPTNESNVSTTTTTVNTPRREKCKYGEKCYRKNPQHKAEYSHPEDADYNIPDNREECPYGSRCYRKNPQHKMQFKHTSRKTRNEYSKQRRKRSPTTVFSDTLSDFEDSSEEESVDESEYEPSSDLESFDDDEVYSDNNRSEND; this is translated from the exons atgatcataatgaaaaaattacaaatacttCGTGTTGATAATGACCTAGTGCAAAAAATTGATCTACAAATAGGTAATAATATTATTGGCCGGAGTGTTGTACCTGGA TGCGACGATAATGGAGCTATCAAGCACGCTGTTACAATATATGTAACATCTGATAATGAAATGACAATAACGCCG CATCAGATTTCACCATGTTACATGAAATCTGTTGAATCTTCACAGTGGAAACTTCTTAAACTGGGTATTACTGTTCCAATAAAACCAggagatatttgttctttgaTACCTGACAAGTGTTGGTTTAAAGTTTTATTAGTACCTGACAATATGGATACATTGAAACGAAAA GTTAATGATGCTATAGATTACAACATGTCTGGTAAAAAGTGTTGTTCAAAATCAGGAGAAGGAGATAATTTAGGAACTCCCTGTgatatattaaatgaaattataactgagaataacaataatgatataaataaagCAAAACCTGATGACACTGATTCAAAAGATGATAATTTGTCAAATCCTAAAGATATCACAAGTACGACAGAAGAGAAATCTGAGGAAGTTTATGGTGCAAG TTCTAAGGATAAAGGTAAAGAGTATGATTCAAGTGATAAATTAACATCTGAACCTCAAAATACAGATCAATCTTGTAAAAAAGAGGAAGATGTTAATAACTTACAAACTGAAAGTAAAGCAGAAACAAATATTCCTACAA ATGAATCAAATGTTTCTACTACTACTACAACAGTAAATACTCCCAGAAGGGAGAAATGCAAATATGGCGAAAAATGCTACAG AAAAAATCCACAACACAAGGCTGAATACAGTCACCCTGAGGATGCAGATTACAATATTCCTGACAATAGAGAAGAATGCCCTTATGGATCGCGATGTTATCGTAAAAATCCTCAacataaaatgcaatttaaacATACTAGTAGAAAGACTAGAAATGAATATTCTAAACAGCGTCGAAAACGAAGTCCGACAACAGTCTTTTCAGACACTTTATCAGATTTCGAGGATTCTTCCGAAGAAGAATCTGTTGACGAATCTGAGTATGAACCTTCTAGCGACTTAGAAAGTTTTGACGATGATGAAGTATATTCCGATAATAATCGGAGCGAAAACGATTGA